The proteins below are encoded in one region of Pseudomonas putida NBRC 14164:
- a CDS encoding DUF2955 domain-containing protein, producing MPIELRRLRALRLAWGVALCLAVSFGIGLPVPILAPVFAVLLLAMRSQPLPLRAAPALAVLVLLACGSGLLLIPLLRHAPLSGVLLVGVGVFLTLRYALEGGNGLLANLLVVGLTMIAAAGTSDFTLALSVVEALAKGMLLAVLGTALAHVLFPEPAGAPAQPVPPLPGSEHVSWVALRATLIVMPAFLLALIAPDQYMPLIMKAVSLGQQAEETRARHASRELIGSTLLAGLLAILMWGALGLFVHLWMFFLWVLLFVLWLARRLYQAVPNRQSPAYWVSCLTTLLILLGQSVQDSAGGQDVYKAFAVRMALFLAVSVYASAMLIWIDRLRARRALLRG from the coding sequence ATGCCTATTGAATTGCGTCGCCTGCGCGCCCTGCGCCTGGCCTGGGGTGTGGCGCTGTGCCTGGCGGTGAGTTTTGGCATTGGCTTGCCGGTGCCGATCCTGGCACCGGTGTTCGCCGTGCTGTTGCTGGCCATGCGCAGCCAGCCACTGCCCCTGCGAGCGGCGCCGGCCCTGGCGGTGCTGGTACTGCTCGCCTGTGGCAGCGGGCTGTTGCTGATTCCGCTGTTGCGCCACGCACCGCTGAGCGGGGTGTTGCTGGTGGGCGTAGGCGTTTTTCTCACCTTGCGCTACGCCCTTGAGGGCGGCAACGGCCTGCTGGCCAACTTGCTGGTGGTCGGCCTGACCATGATCGCCGCCGCCGGCACCAGCGACTTCACCTTGGCGCTGTCGGTGGTCGAAGCGCTGGCCAAAGGCATGCTGCTGGCAGTGCTGGGCACGGCGCTGGCGCATGTGCTGTTTCCCGAACCTGCGGGAGCACCGGCGCAACCTGTACCACCGCTGCCGGGCAGCGAGCATGTCAGCTGGGTGGCATTGCGCGCCACGCTGATCGTGATGCCTGCGTTTCTGCTGGCGCTGATTGCCCCGGACCAGTACATGCCGCTGATCATGAAGGCGGTAAGCCTGGGGCAGCAGGCCGAGGAAACCCGCGCACGGCATGCCAGCCGAGAGCTGATTGGTTCGACCTTGCTTGCCGGCCTGTTGGCGATACTGATGTGGGGCGCGTTGGGCCTGTTCGTGCACTTGTGGATGTTCTTCCTCTGGGTGCTGCTGTTCGTCCTGTGGCTGGCGCGGCGGCTGTATCAGGCCGTGCCCAACCGGCAGAGCCCGGCGTACTGGGTCAGTTGCCTGACGACCCTGCTGATCTTGCTGGGGCAGTCGGTGCAGGACAGTGCGGGTGGGCAGGATGTGTACAAGGCCTTTGCGGTGCGCATGGCCTTGTTTCTGGCGGTCTCGGTGTATGCCAGTGCCATGTTGATCTGGATTGACCGGCTTCGTGCTCGGCGTGCGCTGCTTCGCGGGTGA